A region from the Desmonostoc muscorum LEGE 12446 genome encodes:
- a CDS encoding MvdD family ATP-grasp ribosomal peptide maturase: protein MTVLIITHSQDNESIPLVIQAIEAQGKKAFRFDTDRFPTEMQLDVYYGKTERVTLSVDDQTLDLNEVSAVWYRRIAIGSKIPDSMDKQLRQASMKESRITIEGMIASINGFHLDPLPNIRQAENKQLQLQIARKLGLDTPRTLTTNNPVAVKQFAQECHQGIITKMLSSFAIYDEQGREKVVFTNPISSEDLDNLDGLNFCPMTFQEKIPKALELRTIIVGKRVLTAAVDSQALDKARYDWRKQGVALLNAWETYTLPGDVEEKLLKLMAQFRLNYGAIDIILTPDGRYIFLEVNPVGEFFWLERCPGLPISEALAEVLNNSANHNNHS from the coding sequence GTGACTGTTTTAATTATTACTCACAGCCAAGACAACGAAAGTATTCCTCTAGTTATCCAAGCAATTGAAGCCCAAGGAAAGAAAGCATTTCGTTTTGACACAGACCGATTTCCCACAGAAATGCAGTTAGATGTTTACTATGGTAAAACCGAAAGAGTTACTCTGAGCGTTGATGACCAAACATTAGATTTGAATGAAGTATCAGCAGTTTGGTATCGGCGGATTGCAATTGGGTCAAAAATTCCTGACTCAATGGATAAGCAACTCAGACAAGCCTCAATGAAAGAATCTCGCATCACTATTGAGGGAATGATTGCCAGTATCAACGGGTTTCATCTCGACCCTCTGCCAAATATTCGCCAAGCCGAAAATAAGCAGTTGCAATTACAAATAGCCCGAAAGCTAGGTCTAGATACGCCACGCACCCTAACTACAAATAATCCAGTGGCAGTGAAGCAATTCGCCCAAGAATGTCACCAAGGAATAATTACAAAAATGCTCTCTTCCTTCGCTATTTACGATGAACAAGGACGAGAAAAAGTTGTGTTTACAAATCCAATTTCATCTGAGGATCTAGACAACCTTGATGGATTAAATTTCTGCCCAATGACATTTCAGGAGAAAATTCCTAAGGCATTGGAATTACGGACAATTATTGTAGGTAAGCGCGTACTGACGGCTGCGGTTGACTCTCAAGCTTTGGATAAAGCACGTTACGATTGGCGAAAACAGGGAGTCGCTTTACTCAATGCTTGGGAAACATACACTTTGCCCGGAGATGTCGAAGAAAAATTGCTCAAACTCATGGCACAATTCCGTTTAAACTACGGAGCTATTGATATTATTTTGACTCCTGATGGTCGTTATATATTCCTTGAAGTCAATCCAGTGGGCGAGTTCTTCTGGCTGGAACGCTGTCCTGGCTTACCGATTTCGGAAGCGCTCGCGGAGGTTTTAAATAATTCAGCTAATCATAATAATCACAGTTGA
- a CDS encoding HlyD family secretion protein has product MIVSAKAELNRSQRDIQDKRITSIAQVREAKANFRQAQKELQKAQTHLKSAIANFKSSDASLRAAKAKRDRYQPLLQTGSISQDQFQEVQLAVEQQEQLLESQKANVEEQQQAIQQQQLAVEAATARLQSTFVNLNPSDANVAISQEKIAAESATGKVSLGKLNQEREQLLQQQVEIQKQFSRDQQELQQILRDIANTVIRASASGIIQELSLRNPSQVLRSGDIVAQISPNDSPLIIKALVPSQDIRKVKAGQEVQLRVSGCSYTEYGTLKGKVSAISPDAIASENKDKNAGNYDVTIQPEKLVLSVGDHQCTIQSGMEGRADIISSQETVLQFILRKARLLTDL; this is encoded by the coding sequence GTGATTGTCTCAGCAAAAGCTGAACTTAATCGCAGTCAACGCGACATCCAAGACAAGCGAATCACCTCAATTGCCCAAGTTAGGGAAGCTAAAGCCAATTTCAGGCAAGCTCAGAAGGAATTACAAAAAGCTCAAACACATTTAAAATCAGCAATAGCGAATTTCAAGTCTAGCGATGCTTCCTTAAGGGCAGCAAAAGCCAAGCGAGACAGATATCAACCTTTACTCCAAACTGGATCGATTTCTCAAGATCAATTCCAAGAAGTGCAGCTAGCTGTTGAACAACAAGAACAACTCTTAGAATCTCAAAAAGCTAATGTAGAAGAACAACAACAAGCAATCCAACAACAACAACTTGCAGTAGAAGCAGCAACAGCGAGACTACAAAGCACTTTTGTTAATCTCAATCCTAGCGATGCTAATGTGGCAATTTCTCAAGAGAAAATTGCTGCTGAAAGTGCTACAGGTAAAGTCAGTTTGGGAAAATTAAATCAAGAACGAGAGCAATTATTACAACAACAAGTAGAAATTCAAAAGCAATTTAGCCGCGATCAACAAGAACTTCAACAAATTCTCCGAGACATTGCAAATACAGTGATTCGGGCTTCGGCATCTGGTATTATCCAGGAATTAAGTTTGCGTAATCCTTCCCAAGTCTTGCGTTCTGGTGATATTGTTGCTCAAATTTCTCCCAATGATTCACCTTTAATAATTAAGGCATTAGTGCCATCTCAAGATATCCGCAAAGTCAAAGCAGGTCAAGAAGTACAACTGCGAGTTTCAGGTTGTTCCTATACTGAATATGGAACTCTCAAAGGCAAAGTCAGTGCTATTTCTCCCGATGCGATAGCGTCTGAAAATAAAGATAAAAATGCTGGGAATTACGATGTAACTATCCAGCCCGAAAAGCTAGTATTAAGTGTTGGCGATCACCAGTGTACAATTCAATCTGGCATGGAAGGCAGAGCAGACATTATTTCTTCTCAAGAAACAGTGCTACAGTTTATCCTTAGAAAAGCAAGACTTTTAACAGATTTATGA
- a CDS encoding biotin/lipoyl-binding protein, whose product MADANLPSPDASYPNREKVTNPDFLRPATPNEFLPPISNWTTIGGIVLLIIFAASIILASVLKYKITVKVSASVRPAGELRLVQAATEGMIKSIAVQVNQPVKKGDVIALVDDNRLQTQKSQLQTNIRQAKLQLSQLDAQILAGSNAIL is encoded by the coding sequence ATGGCTGATGCAAACTTACCTTCACCTGATGCTTCTTACCCCAACCGAGAGAAGGTAACTAATCCAGACTTTCTCCGCCCAGCTACACCTAATGAATTCTTGCCCCCCATTAGTAACTGGACAACTATCGGCGGCATAGTTCTCCTGATCATCTTTGCTGCTAGCATTATCCTGGCAAGCGTTCTTAAATATAAAATTACAGTCAAAGTCTCGGCGAGTGTTCGCCCTGCTGGAGAACTGCGCCTAGTACAAGCAGCAACAGAAGGAATGATTAAAAGTATTGCTGTGCAGGTAAATCAGCCAGTGAAAAAAGGAGATGTGATCGCTCTGGTAGATGATAATCGTCTTCAGACTCAAAAAAGCCAACTGCAAACGAATATTCGGCAAGCTAAACTGCAACTATCTCAACTTGATGCCCAAATTCTGGCTGGGAGCAATGCGATTTTGTGA
- a CDS encoding ISLre2 family transposase, with translation MKKNISANLNFADSLSDFQKDVTNLLDLKNIEEWSGKIVKEREEKIRQAALVLAGQCIAILLHKLSQSESAHQTAINQTKGWWHTDTQRHGYTKREILTVGNVVVNLKLPYVVQKREKKAKNKSTNVGFCPLLKWLGMSEGLTPLVWSDITKYGAIASSFEAAHTILGDWGINISLKRIERLTYKFGQISIDLRQTKISNLQQGKLPGGNILKDQRVVIAVDGGRSRIRINKKGRKNLKTNKHGFTGEWVEPKLLTIYVVDEQGKKVKNGEINIVNDGTYEDYKGFLPILEMHLISLGISQAKQVLLVADGAEWIWKHIPPLLKKLKSPDATYQLFDFYHVTERLQKFADVAFSDDKERNNWFKKARRTLKKSNAMTIIRQMDEFISEATGERCKTMVTQRNYLLRAYRERRLNYAKILDQKLPIGSGAIESLIRQVVNLRIKGNSKFWLKENAEIILHLRCQWMAGSWDNFCGSIFNSFIKPQAA, from the coding sequence ATGAAAAAAAATATATCTGCAAATTTAAATTTTGCCGATTCATTATCAGATTTTCAAAAGGATGTGACTAACCTTTTAGATTTGAAAAATATCGAGGAGTGGTCTGGAAAAATAGTTAAAGAAAGAGAAGAAAAAATTAGACAGGCTGCCTTAGTTTTAGCGGGTCAATGTATCGCCATATTATTGCATAAGCTTTCTCAATCAGAGTCGGCTCATCAAACAGCAATTAATCAAACCAAAGGATGGTGGCATACCGACACACAAAGACACGGTTATACGAAGAGGGAAATATTAACAGTAGGTAATGTTGTAGTAAATCTTAAATTACCATACGTTGTTCAAAAAAGAGAAAAGAAAGCGAAGAATAAATCTACTAATGTTGGATTCTGCCCCTTGCTAAAATGGTTAGGAATGTCAGAAGGCTTGACCCCATTAGTTTGGTCAGATATTACAAAATATGGTGCCATAGCTAGTTCTTTTGAAGCCGCACATACAATCCTGGGTGATTGGGGAATTAATATTAGTCTTAAACGAATTGAACGATTGACATATAAATTTGGTCAAATCAGCATTGATTTACGTCAAACTAAAATATCTAACTTGCAACAAGGTAAATTACCTGGTGGGAATATACTTAAAGACCAGAGAGTTGTGATTGCTGTAGATGGTGGCAGGAGTAGAATTAGGATTAATAAAAAAGGTAGAAAAAATCTCAAAACAAACAAGCACGGCTTTACAGGGGAATGGGTTGAGCCAAAATTATTAACAATTTATGTGGTTGATGAACAGGGTAAAAAAGTTAAAAATGGCGAAATAAACATTGTAAATGATGGCACTTATGAAGACTATAAAGGCTTTTTGCCAATTTTAGAAATGCATCTGATTAGTTTGGGAATTAGTCAAGCAAAACAAGTTTTATTAGTTGCTGACGGTGCTGAATGGATTTGGAAGCATATTCCCCCTCTTTTAAAGAAATTGAAATCTCCCGATGCGACTTATCAATTATTTGATTTTTACCATGTTACTGAACGGCTACAGAAATTTGCTGATGTAGCGTTTAGTGATGATAAGGAGCGGAATAATTGGTTTAAAAAAGCACGGAGAACTTTAAAAAAAAGTAATGCCATGACCATAATTAGGCAGATGGATGAATTTATATCTGAAGCTACGGGAGAGCGTTGTAAAACTATGGTCACACAGAGAAATTACCTTTTACGTGCCTATCGTGAAAGGCGTTTAAATTACGCTAAGATACTAGACCAAAAACTACCAATAGGTAGTGGAGCAATTGAGAGTTTAATTCGTCAAGTTGTCAACTTAAGAATCAAGGGTAACAGTAAATTTTGGTTGAAAGAAAATGCAGAAATTATCTTACATCTGCGTTGTCAATGGATGGCTGGAAGTTGGGATAATTTTTGTGGTTCTATCTTTAATTCTTTTATCAAACCCCAAGCTGCTTGA